One segment of Paenibacillus sp. FSL R7-0337 DNA contains the following:
- a CDS encoding aromatic acid exporter family protein: protein MGFRIIKTAAATLLSILLAAAAGIPNAQSAGLLAILGVETTRKRSLRTISARFFASLVGLFLGCILFWALGFHYWVLGLYVLFGFPLIVKAGFKEGIVTSSVIVFRVFGQADITVHILLQQVELLIIGLGSAGLVNFIYMPQTGGIIAGIRKEVDGYFSVIFRQMARTLRDPGYIWDGKELIGAGEAVQKGLSAASREMENHVIHPDEAWNVYFYMRKEQLESIQNMMQLLSQVYRQLPHGDMVAELFDQLSGDVLAEEYTGRTERLLEELQQEFQEMELPDSREEFEIRSAILQLCRELALYLKIAKRYKSPVELRPAKDKQPAKGKA from the coding sequence ATGGGATTTCGTATTATTAAAACGGCGGCTGCAACTCTGCTGTCTATTCTGCTGGCAGCCGCCGCTGGTATCCCTAATGCACAAAGTGCGGGACTGCTGGCTATTCTCGGGGTGGAAACGACCCGCAAAAGGAGTCTACGCACGATTTCGGCGCGCTTTTTCGCCTCATTGGTGGGACTCTTTTTGGGCTGTATTCTGTTCTGGGCCCTGGGCTTTCATTATTGGGTACTAGGACTGTATGTATTGTTCGGCTTCCCGCTGATCGTCAAAGCCGGCTTCAAAGAAGGGATCGTCACCAGCTCAGTTATCGTGTTTCGTGTATTTGGACAAGCTGATATCACGGTTCATATCCTGCTGCAGCAGGTGGAGCTGCTGATTATCGGCCTCGGCTCGGCCGGACTTGTGAACTTCATCTATATGCCGCAGACCGGCGGGATCATTGCGGGCATCCGCAAAGAGGTGGACGGCTACTTCTCGGTCATCTTCCGGCAAATGGCCAGAACGCTCCGTGATCCCGGCTATATCTGGGACGGGAAAGAGCTGATCGGGGCAGGGGAGGCTGTACAGAAGGGGCTGAGCGCGGCATCCAGGGAAATGGAGAATCATGTGATCCACCCGGATGAAGCCTGGAATGTGTACTTCTATATGCGTAAGGAGCAGCTGGAGTCCATCCAGAATATGATGCAGCTGCTCTCGCAGGTCTACCGGCAGCTGCCGCACGGAGATATGGTGGCAGAGCTGTTCGACCAGCTTAGCGGCGATGTGCTGGCTGAGGAATATACGGGCCGGACCGAACGGCTGCTGGAGGAGCTGCAGCAGGAGTTCCAGGAGATGGAGCTGCCGGATTCGCGTGAGGAATTCGAGATCCGCTCCGCTATTCTGCAATTATGCCGTGAGCTTGCGCTGTATCTTAAGATTGCCAAGCGCTATAAAAGCCCGGTGGAGCTGCGTCCGGCCAAGGACAAGCAGCCTGCGAAAGGCAAAGCGTAA
- a CDS encoding ABC transporter permease — MNTEAQPRETASRAQWLEQKHADYRKKKLRRKSQVLMVRSSLLLVFFVFWEAGARMGWIDELLFSYPTKVFGQIWEDMISGSLWPHLGMTVGETAVGFILGTLIGTLLAVVIWWSPFLSAVLDPYMVVFNSMPKVALGPIFIVMFGAGFTAIVITTLSITVIITTLVVYNSFCSVDPNLVKVVRSFGASKSQEFCKVILPASFPAVVSTLKVNVGMSWVGVIVGEFLVAKSGLGYLIIYGFQVFNFTLVMSSLLIIAAVATAMYQLVVYVEKLLLSRR, encoded by the coding sequence GTGAATACAGAAGCGCAGCCCCGTGAGACGGCCTCCCGTGCGCAGTGGCTGGAACAGAAGCATGCGGATTACAGGAAGAAGAAGCTGCGCCGCAAGAGTCAGGTGCTTATGGTCCGGAGCAGCCTGCTGCTGGTGTTCTTCGTGTTCTGGGAAGCCGGGGCCAGAATGGGCTGGATCGATGAGCTGCTGTTCAGCTATCCGACGAAGGTGTTCGGGCAGATCTGGGAGGACATGATCAGCGGCAGTCTGTGGCCGCATCTGGGAATGACCGTGGGCGAGACCGCGGTGGGCTTTATTCTGGGTACCTTAATCGGAACGCTGCTGGCTGTCGTCATTTGGTGGTCGCCTTTTCTGTCCGCCGTCCTGGACCCTTATATGGTTGTGTTCAACAGTATGCCGAAGGTGGCGCTCGGCCCAATCTTCATTGTAATGTTCGGGGCAGGCTTCACCGCCATCGTCATTACCACCTTATCGATTACCGTGATTATCACGACGCTGGTAGTGTACAACAGCTTTTGCAGCGTGGACCCGAATCTGGTCAAAGTGGTTCGCTCCTTCGGCGCTTCCAAGAGCCAGGAGTTCTGCAAAGTAATTCTCCCGGCGTCGTTCCCGGCTGTGGTCTCCACTCTCAAGGTGAATGTCGGTATGTCCTGGGTCGGCGTCATTGTCGGTGAATTTCTGGTTGCGAAATCGGGGCTGGGCTATCTGATCATTTACGGCTTTCAGGTGTTCAACTTCACCCTGGTCATGTCGAGTCTGCTCATTATTGCGGCTGTCGCTACGGCCATGTACCAGCTGGTGGTGTATGTGGAAAAGCTGCTGCTGTCGAGACGGTGA
- a CDS encoding ABC transporter ATP-binding protein produces the protein MLPVVELKEVTHAYLGDREASLAIEDLSLSVGQGEFVSLVGPSGCGKTTILSIIAGLLQPSRGEVLLSGRPNTGPSPEVGYMLQQDYLFPWRTIEDNALLGLELTGRLTGSSRAKSLQLLADMGLEGKEQAYPAQLSGGMRQRVALVRTLATDPSLLLLDEPFSALDYQIKLQLEDLVSETLMRRGTTAILVTHDLSEAIAVSSRVILLQPNPGRIRRIFEIPEAIRRTPPLYARDLPGFAELFHEVWKEMELAGREEM, from the coding sequence ATGCTTCCAGTAGTCGAGTTGAAGGAAGTCACGCACGCCTATCTGGGAGACCGCGAGGCTTCGCTTGCTATAGAGGATCTTAGTCTCAGCGTCGGCCAAGGCGAGTTCGTCAGCCTGGTCGGACCGAGCGGCTGCGGCAAAACAACGATTTTGTCGATCATCGCCGGGCTGCTGCAGCCTTCACGCGGTGAGGTGCTGCTCAGCGGACGCCCGAACACGGGTCCTTCGCCGGAGGTCGGCTATATGCTCCAGCAGGACTATCTCTTTCCCTGGAGGACGATTGAGGATAACGCGCTGCTCGGGCTGGAGCTAACCGGAAGGCTCACCGGAAGCTCGCGTGCCAAATCCCTGCAGCTGCTGGCTGATATGGGGCTGGAAGGCAAGGAGCAAGCCTATCCGGCACAGCTCTCAGGAGGGATGCGCCAGCGTGTTGCCCTCGTGCGGACACTGGCTACCGACCCCAGCCTGCTGCTGCTCGATGAGCCATTCTCGGCGCTGGACTACCAGATTAAGCTGCAACTTGAGGATCTGGTCTCGGAGACGCTGATGCGCCGGGGAACCACGGCTATTCTGGTTACGCATGACCTGTCTGAAGCGATTGCGGTCAGCAGCCGGGTCATTCTGCTCCAGCCGAATCCGGGCAGAATCCGCAGAATTTTTGAGATTCCGGAAGCGATTCGCCGCACCCCGCCGCTGTATGCGCGGGACCTGCCGGGCTTCGCGGAGCTTTTTCACGAGGTATGGAAGGAAATGGAGCTGGCAGGGAGGGAAGAGATGTGA
- a CDS encoding ABC transporter substrate-binding protein, whose amino-acid sequence MKGFKRLSLPFLVMLVLGSVLAGCGSKSGNVKVKIGEVTRSVFYAPEYVALSQGFFKDEGLDVELQTIPGGDKTMTALLSGAIDVALVGSETSIYVYQQGADDPVINFAQLTQRDGTFLFARTPDSHFTWDKVKGSTFLGQRQGGMPQMAGAFTLRSKGIDAGKDLTLIQNIDFANIAGAFASGTGDYVQLFEPQASIFESEGRGQVVASFGVESGYLPYTVFMSKQSYITKNQDTVQKFTNAVQRAQLWVKAHNPEEIADAVMPYFEKIDRSIVVSAISRYKEQDTYAVNPVIDDKEWNNLLDVIDHAGELKERIPAAKIVNNSFAEQAESTIKE is encoded by the coding sequence ATGAAAGGGTTCAAAAGACTGTCATTGCCATTCTTGGTGATGCTTGTGCTCGGCTCTGTTCTTGCAGGCTGCGGCAGTAAATCCGGTAATGTAAAGGTGAAGATCGGCGAAGTTACCCGTTCCGTGTTCTATGCGCCTGAATATGTGGCCTTATCGCAGGGCTTTTTCAAGGATGAAGGGCTGGATGTAGAGCTGCAGACGATACCGGGCGGAGATAAAACCATGACGGCCCTGCTCTCAGGAGCAATCGATGTGGCGCTGGTCGGTTCGGAGACCTCCATTTATGTGTACCAGCAGGGGGCGGATGATCCTGTAATCAATTTTGCCCAGCTTACGCAGCGGGATGGAACCTTCTTGTTCGCGCGTACACCGGACAGCCATTTTACATGGGACAAAGTGAAGGGCTCGACCTTCCTGGGTCAACGGCAAGGGGGCATGCCTCAGATGGCGGGCGCATTCACGCTGCGCAGCAAGGGGATTGATGCGGGGAAGGATCTGACGCTGATCCAGAACATTGATTTTGCTAATATTGCCGGCGCGTTTGCTTCAGGGACCGGGGATTATGTGCAGCTGTTCGAGCCTCAGGCATCGATCTTCGAGAGTGAAGGCCGGGGCCAGGTGGTCGCTTCCTTCGGGGTAGAGAGCGGTTATCTGCCATATACGGTATTCATGTCCAAGCAGAGCTACATTACTAAGAATCAGGATACGGTGCAGAAATTCACCAATGCGGTCCAGCGTGCCCAGTTATGGGTGAAGGCTCATAATCCTGAGGAGATTGCTGACGCGGTTATGCCTTATTTTGAAAAGATTGACCGGAGCATTGTGGTCTCTGCCATCAGCCGTTATAAGGAACAGGATACCTATGCCGTCAATCCTGTGATCGATGACAAGGAATGGAATAATCTACTGGATGTGATTGACCATGCCGGTGAGCTGAAGGAACGAATCCCTGCCGCTAAAATTGTTAATAACAGCTTTGCAGAGCAGGCAGAGAGCACCATTAAGGAGTGA
- a CDS encoding FMN-dependent NADH-azoreductase produces MSNVLFIKANNCPAEQSVSVQLYNEFLSSYKETHPQDQITELDLFAEQLPYYDNTLITGVYKAAQGFEATPEEAAGAALVKKYLDQFLAADKVVFAFPLWNMTVPAVLHTYIDYLNQAGTTFKYTAEGPVGLLTGKKAAVLNARGGVYSEGPAASAEMAVNFIMGNLNFWGFKETTQVIIEGHNQNPDKSADIIASGLQLAKTAAASF; encoded by the coding sequence ATGTCGAATGTACTGTTTATCAAAGCTAATAACTGCCCTGCCGAGCAATCCGTAAGTGTTCAGCTCTACAACGAATTCCTGTCCAGCTACAAGGAGACTCATCCGCAGGACCAGATCACTGAACTCGACCTGTTCGCTGAACAGCTTCCATACTACGATAACACTCTGATCACTGGTGTATACAAAGCCGCTCAAGGCTTCGAAGCTACTCCTGAAGAAGCAGCAGGCGCCGCACTTGTGAAGAAATATCTGGACCAGTTCCTGGCTGCTGACAAAGTAGTATTCGCCTTCCCGCTCTGGAACATGACCGTTCCGGCTGTACTGCACACTTATATCGATTACTTGAACCAGGCTGGAACTACCTTCAAATATACTGCTGAAGGTCCTGTAGGACTCTTGACTGGTAAAAAAGCAGCTGTTCTGAACGCCAGAGGCGGCGTGTACTCCGAAGGCCCGGCCGCAAGTGCTGAAATGGCTGTTAACTTCATCATGGGCAACCTGAACTTCTGGGGCTTCAAGGAAACTACACAGGTAATCATCGAAGGACACAACCAGAACCCGGACAAATCCGCTGACATTATCGCTTCCGGCCTGCAACTGGCTAAGACAGCAGCAGCATCGTTCTAA
- the rsgA gene encoding ribosome small subunit-dependent GTPase A, with the protein MNIDIKLEQYGWNEEWNRKWTDKLRLLDDRKYAAGRIAGDFGSKYRVITTTGEIWGELSGKFRHSLSGSGEYPAVGDWVVLAMQDGGAHAVIHGVLPRHSVISRKVAGPTQEEQIVASNVDTLFLVSALNDDFNVRRMERYLIMAWNSRANPVILLTKADLCTDAELKMAEMQQAAPGVPVHVVSALLGDGREELQPYISSGQTVALTGSSGCGKSTMVNWLSGRNLQLTQDVREGDSRGRHTTTHRELFVLPDGGIIVDTPGMRELQLWEDDGGLDLAFGEISTLAAECRFSDCTHTREEGCAVLAAAANGVLDGKRLQNYHKTQKELQFQNSKEARQKRKTAAASTKSTPPRAKGKSWQRVLDEY; encoded by the coding sequence ATGAATATCGATATCAAGCTTGAACAGTATGGCTGGAATGAAGAATGGAACAGAAAATGGACAGATAAGCTGCGGCTGCTGGACGACAGGAAGTATGCAGCGGGCCGGATTGCCGGAGATTTCGGCAGTAAATACAGAGTAATTACCACAACAGGTGAAATATGGGGTGAGCTGTCAGGCAAGTTCCGGCATTCACTGAGCGGTTCCGGCGAATATCCGGCGGTAGGCGACTGGGTGGTACTGGCGATGCAGGATGGGGGAGCGCATGCTGTGATCCATGGCGTGCTTCCCCGTCACAGCGTCATCTCGCGTAAGGTGGCGGGCCCGACGCAGGAGGAGCAGATTGTGGCTTCCAATGTGGATACCTTATTCCTGGTCAGTGCACTGAATGATGATTTCAATGTGCGGCGGATGGAGCGTTATCTGATTATGGCGTGGAACAGCAGGGCGAATCCCGTCATTCTATTGACTAAGGCAGATCTGTGCACTGATGCGGAGCTGAAAATGGCCGAAATGCAGCAGGCTGCTCCCGGTGTCCCGGTCCATGTGGTCAGCGCCTTGCTGGGCGACGGACGGGAGGAGCTCCAGCCCTACATCAGCAGCGGCCAGACGGTAGCACTGACCGGTTCGTCCGGCTGCGGTAAATCGACGATGGTCAACTGGCTCAGCGGCCGCAATCTGCAGCTTACCCAGGATGTGCGGGAAGGGGACAGCCGCGGACGTCATACGACTACACACCGCGAGCTGTTCGTCCTCCCGGACGGCGGAATCATCGTCGATACGCCGGGAATGCGCGAGCTGCAATTGTGGGAGGATGACGGCGGACTGGACCTGGCGTTCGGTGAGATCAGCACCCTTGCGGCGGAATGCCGCTTCAGTGACTGTACTCATACACGGGAGGAAGGCTGCGCCGTGCTTGCGGCGGCCGCAAACGGTGTGCTGGACGGAAAGCGGCTGCAGAATTACCACAAGACGCAGAAGGAGCTGCAATTCCAGAACAGCAAGGAAGCGCGACAGAAGCGCAAGACAGCCGCCGCCTCCACCAAAAGCACCCCGCCCCGTGCGAAGGGCAAAAGCTGGCAGCGGGTGCTGGACGAATATTAA
- a CDS encoding HAD family hydrolase: MREVRALLFDLDNTLMDRDQTFRSFSMKFVQDFLEHLSEEQAVQVVEDMIIRDADGYRDKDGFFAELSEVLPWEKALTAADIRAYYDETYIRHGAMMKHAVETLEYCRDRGYPLGLVTNGGTDIQYGKIDLLGLRGYFRTIVISGEAGISKPDPAIYRLALERLGSTAEQTIFIGDHPLNDIWGAAQSGMDTIWLKRNHPWDESLNVKPVAVIKELDELRGII, encoded by the coding sequence ATGAGAGAGGTACGAGCTTTGCTATTTGATCTGGACAACACCCTGATGGACCGCGATCAGACCTTCCGCAGCTTCAGCATGAAGTTTGTGCAGGATTTCCTGGAACATCTTAGCGAAGAGCAGGCCGTGCAGGTGGTGGAGGATATGATTATCAGGGATGCCGACGGATACCGGGATAAGGACGGGTTCTTCGCGGAGCTGAGCGAGGTTCTTCCTTGGGAGAAGGCATTGACCGCTGCGGACATCCGGGCCTATTACGACGAGACCTATATCCGCCACGGGGCGATGATGAAGCATGCGGTGGAGACGCTGGAGTATTGCCGGGACCGCGGATATCCGCTGGGACTGGTCACGAACGGCGGCACGGATATTCAATATGGCAAAATCGATCTGCTCGGACTCCGCGGCTACTTCCGCACGATCGTCATTTCGGGCGAAGCCGGGATCAGCAAGCCTGATCCTGCGATCTACCGGTTAGCCCTGGAACGTCTGGGTTCCACGGCGGAACAGACCATCTTCATCGGGGATCACCCCTTGAATGATATCTGGGGGGCGGCGCAGAGCGGGATGGATACGATCTGGTTGAAACGCAATCACCCTTGGGATGAATCACTGAACGTGAAGCCTGTGGCTGTCATTAAGGAGCTGGATGAGCTTCGGGGTATTATTTGA
- a CDS encoding DUF3939 domain-containing protein: protein MIFKRAKKNLQPNYPTVTLPQIKQAVRQFEEDMPAPINRTALIQEDKSIDLNRLKRYLGGVPQQKFYMSSETFEIFEESDKLVPYYLDMVQSAVDNYISDTGKLPLLEDAWLPEVHYRLLSTERYLKETPPFPLYITDEEMMLTHRAEHFES from the coding sequence ATGATATTCAAACGTGCCAAAAAAAACTTGCAACCCAATTATCCAACCGTTACCTTGCCGCAGATCAAGCAGGCTGTAAGGCAATTTGAAGAAGATATGCCCGCTCCCATTAACCGTACCGCTCTGATCCAGGAAGATAAGAGTATTGACCTGAACCGGCTCAAACGATATTTAGGCGGGGTCCCGCAGCAGAAATTCTATATGTCGAGCGAGACCTTTGAGATTTTTGAAGAATCTGACAAGCTGGTGCCGTACTACCTCGACATGGTTCAATCGGCGGTAGACAATTATATCAGTGACACCGGCAAGCTGCCGCTGCTCGAAGATGCCTGGCTCCCTGAGGTTCATTACCGGCTGTTGTCCACCGAGCGTTATCTGAAGGAGACACCGCCGTTCCCGCTATATATTACCGACGAGGAAATGATGCTGACGCACCGGGCAGAGCATTTTGAATCCTGA
- a CDS encoding metalloregulator ArsR/SmtB family transcription factor, with amino-acid sequence MQLDKIVAYHKALSDPTRLRILLLLSRGEVHGHALAEKLNLSQPTVTHHAAKLREAALIQERRDKNTVYFKLNPEFIQSGSEASLKFIFAKGVEEMEEESPEHSLKESVLRNFFAKDGRLRQIPAQYKKKLIALQYMVEKLEPGVVYSEKEINEFIKPFHDDYATIRREFIMHQFMYRENERYELNPPELWSRWENVK; translated from the coding sequence TTGCAGTTAGACAAAATTGTCGCCTATCACAAAGCTTTATCCGATCCCACCCGGCTGCGCATTCTTCTACTCTTGTCCCGGGGCGAGGTTCACGGTCACGCCTTAGCCGAGAAGCTGAATCTGTCGCAGCCTACGGTGACCCACCATGCAGCCAAGCTGCGTGAAGCCGCTCTCATTCAGGAGCGCAGAGACAAGAACACTGTATATTTCAAGCTGAATCCCGAGTTTATCCAGTCAGGCTCTGAGGCCTCGCTGAAATTTATTTTTGCAAAGGGGGTGGAGGAGATGGAAGAAGAGTCGCCTGAACACAGTCTGAAGGAGTCGGTGCTCCGTAATTTTTTTGCCAAGGACGGACGCTTGCGCCAGATTCCCGCACAATACAAGAAGAAATTAATCGCGCTGCAATATATGGTGGAGAAGCTCGAACCGGGTGTGGTCTATTCGGAGAAAGAGATCAACGAGTTCATTAAGCCGTTCCATGATGATTATGCCACAATCCGCCGCGAGTTCATTATGCACCAATTCATGTACCGGGAGAATGAGCGATACGAGCTCAACCCGCCCGAACTCTGGAGTCGCTGGGAAAATGTCAAATAA
- a CDS encoding YpdA family putative bacillithiol disulfide reductase, translated as MLDVIIIGAGPCGLSAAIECQRQGLSSLIVEKNFIVHSIYLYPTNMQFFSTTPLLEIGDVPFTSPNDKPYRHEALVYYRRAAAQHQLEIAAYEEALSVLPQEDGSFVVHTVNKRGEEQQRRAANVVISTGYFDQPNLIGIPGEELPKVTHYFGEAHPYSGMKVAVIGGSNSAVDAALELLRVGAKVDMVYRGSSISDNIKPWVRPIFESMVQKGSITLHLESRVTEITPASVLVTSSVSGEPTELDNDFVLAMTGFRPSRALLTSAGVQMDDSMDKPAFNPATMESNIPGIYIAGVIASGRNANEVFIESGRGHGKLIADHIVSTRLT; from the coding sequence ATGCTAGACGTTATTATTATCGGCGCCGGTCCCTGCGGACTGTCTGCAGCCATCGAATGCCAGCGCCAAGGGCTTTCCAGCCTGATTGTGGAAAAGAACTTCATTGTCCATTCCATCTACCTCTATCCGACCAACATGCAGTTCTTCAGCACCACCCCGCTGCTCGAGATTGGAGATGTGCCCTTCACCTCTCCGAACGACAAGCCCTACCGCCATGAGGCGCTGGTCTACTACCGCCGTGCTGCCGCGCAGCATCAGCTAGAGATTGCCGCTTATGAAGAAGCGCTGTCCGTTCTGCCGCAGGAGGATGGCAGCTTCGTTGTACATACGGTCAACAAGCGCGGCGAGGAACAGCAACGTAGAGCAGCGAACGTAGTCATCTCTACAGGTTACTTCGACCAGCCTAATCTGATCGGGATTCCCGGGGAGGAGCTGCCGAAGGTCACGCATTATTTTGGCGAGGCACATCCTTATTCCGGCATGAAGGTGGCTGTAATCGGGGGCAGTAATTCAGCGGTGGACGCTGCGCTGGAGCTGCTGCGGGTAGGCGCCAAGGTGGATATGGTCTACCGGGGAAGCAGTATCTCGGACAACATCAAGCCTTGGGTGCGCCCGATCTTCGAGAGTATGGTGCAAAAGGGGAGCATAACGCTGCATCTCGAATCGCGCGTCACGGAGATCACCCCGGCCTCGGTCCTGGTAACCTCCTCCGTGAGCGGGGAACCTACCGAGCTGGATAATGACTTTGTGCTGGCGATGACCGGCTTCCGCCCCAGCAGGGCCCTGCTCACCTCTGCCGGGGTGCAGATGGATGACTCTATGGATAAGCCAGCCTTTAACCCCGCTACAATGGAGAGTAATATACCGGGCATCTATATCGCCGGGGTTATCGCTTCCGGACGGAATGCCAACGAGGTATTCATCGAGAGCGGGCGGGGGCACGGCAAGCTGATTGCCGATCATATTGTGAGCACAAGGCTTACTTAA
- a CDS encoding DUF441 domain-containing protein, translating to MDITSLLLLGLAALGVISSNSPITIAMVVLLLIRVLGLQQAFPWLEKYGLTVGIIILTIGVMTPLASGKISLQTIGQSFLHWKSLAAIGVGVLVAYLGGRGAVLMGSQPTIVAGLLIGTVLGVALFKGVPVGPLIAAGILSLLIGRM from the coding sequence ATGGATATAACCTCGTTATTGTTGCTGGGTCTGGCAGCGCTCGGTGTCATCAGCAGCAACTCGCCGATTACCATTGCCATGGTCGTGCTGCTGCTGATCCGTGTGCTGGGACTTCAGCAGGCTTTTCCCTGGCTGGAGAAATATGGGCTGACCGTCGGCATTATCATCCTGACCATCGGGGTCATGACGCCGCTCGCCAGCGGGAAGATCTCCCTCCAGACCATCGGACAGTCGTTCCTGCACTGGAAATCCCTGGCCGCCATCGGAGTTGGTGTCCTGGTTGCTTACCTGGGCGGTCGCGGAGCCGTGCTCATGGGCAGCCAACCGACCATCGTCGCCGGGTTACTCATCGGAACTGTCCTTGGCGTGGCTCTGTTCAAAGGCGTTCCCGTGGGACCGCTAATTGCTGCAGGCATCCTGTCGCTGCTGATTGGCCGGATGTAA
- a CDS encoding ABC transporter ATP-binding protein has product MKSWKSYYTFVRPYMKWIVLTLIIGMVKFSIPLTLPMILKYVVDELLGNPALTIAERVSKLMTVIGGGLILFVIVRGPVEYYRQYFAQLITSKVLFDMRNKLYGHLQRLSLRYYQNTKVGEAISRFINDVEQSKNLVEVGMMNVWLDMFTLLFALGFMLYLNPVLTLVAIAILPLYGIAVNTLYKRLKVLTKDRSQALAVIQGYLHERIQGIAVIRSFTMERVDLQQFEEINGKFLQKALAQTRWNAFTFAIINTLTDIAPLLVIGYGGYQVIQGNLTLGTFVAFFGYLDRMYAPLRRLINSSTVLTQASASLERVLELLNEPYDIVDAPDAKPLLKAAGKIEFNKVWFKYSDEHEWVLRDINLSIAPGQTVAFVGMSGGGKSSLISLIPRFYDISEGSLRMDGHDIRGLTQESLRRTVGMVLQDNFLFSGSVRDNIRFGNPEAGEEEVMKAAVAANAHDFIMQLPEGYDTEVGERGVKLSGGQKQRVAIARVFLKDPKVLILDEATSALDLESEHLIQQALQSLASERTTLIVAHRLSTITHADQIIVLENGEITERGTHEELMGLAGSYARLFNVQRLDA; this is encoded by the coding sequence GTGAAATCTTGGAAATCTTATTATACCTTTGTTCGGCCTTATATGAAATGGATTGTGCTCACTCTCATCATCGGGATGGTCAAATTCAGCATTCCGCTGACGCTGCCGATGATTCTGAAATATGTAGTCGATGAGCTGCTGGGCAATCCGGCACTAACGATAGCGGAGCGGGTCTCGAAGCTGATGACCGTGATCGGCGGGGGCCTGATTCTGTTCGTGATTGTCCGCGGGCCGGTTGAGTATTACCGCCAATATTTCGCCCAGTTGATTACGAGCAAGGTGCTATTCGATATGCGCAATAAGCTCTATGGGCATCTGCAGCGGCTGTCACTGCGTTATTACCAGAATACGAAGGTGGGCGAGGCCATCTCCCGGTTTATTAACGATGTGGAGCAGTCGAAGAACCTGGTTGAGGTCGGAATGATGAATGTCTGGCTGGATATGTTCACCCTGCTCTTCGCCCTGGGCTTCATGCTCTATCTGAATCCGGTGCTGACGCTGGTGGCGATTGCGATTCTGCCGCTGTATGGCATTGCCGTCAATACGCTGTACAAACGCCTCAAGGTGCTGACCAAAGACCGGTCACAGGCACTTGCCGTCATTCAGGGCTATCTGCATGAACGGATTCAAGGGATTGCGGTCATCCGCAGCTTCACGATGGAACGGGTAGACCTGCAGCAATTCGAGGAGATCAACGGCAAGTTTCTGCAAAAAGCGCTGGCGCAAACACGGTGGAATGCCTTCACCTTCGCTATTATCAACACCTTGACCGATATTGCACCGCTGCTTGTCATCGGATACGGGGGATACCAGGTCATCCAAGGCAATCTGACGCTCGGAACCTTCGTGGCCTTCTTCGGCTACCTGGACCGGATGTATGCCCCGCTGCGCCGGCTGATTAACTCTTCGACGGTGCTTACCCAGGCCTCGGCCTCTCTGGAACGTGTGCTGGAGCTGCTGAATGAGCCGTATGATATTGTCGATGCTCCGGACGCGAAGCCGCTGCTGAAGGCAGCCGGGAAGATCGAGTTCAACAAGGTGTGGTTCAAGTATAGCGACGAGCATGAGTGGGTGCTGCGGGACATTAATCTGAGTATCGCTCCGGGCCAGACGGTGGCTTTTGTCGGGATGAGCGGGGGCGGCAAATCCTCGCTGATTAGCCTGATTCCCCGCTTCTACGACATCAGCGAAGGCAGTCTGCGCATGGACGGCCACGATATCCGCGGGCTGACCCAGGAGAGTCTGCGGCGGACGGTGGGCATGGTGCTGCAGGATAATTTCCTGTTCAGCGGCTCGGTACGCGACAACATCCGGTTCGGGAACCCGGAAGCGGGGGAAGAGGAGGTCATGAAGGCGGCGGTAGCCGCGAATGCCCACGACTTCATCATGCAGCTGCCGGAAGGTTATGATACCGAGGTGGGGGAGCGTGGGGTGAAGCTGTCCGGCGGACAGAAGCAGCGCGTGGCGATTGCACGGGTGTTCCTGAAGGACCCCAAGGTGCTGATTCTGGACGAAGCAACCTCCGCGCTGGATCTGGAGTCCGAGCATCTGATCCAGCAGGCGTTGCAGTCCCTCGCTTCCGAGCGGACGACGCTGATTGTGGCCCACCGGCTGTCTACGATTACCCATGCCGACCAGATTATCGTGCTGGAGAACGGTGAGATCACCGAACGCGGCACCCATGAGGAGCTGATGGGACTTGCGGGGAGCTACGCCCGGCTGTTCAACGTTCAGCGGCTGGATGCTTAG